GGGTAGGGTCCGCAGCGTACGGCGCCATCACCTGGAAAAACCCGCCTGGCTGAAGGCGCCCGGCAAGGGTGGCGACGCCTACCAGGAGGTGAAGTCGCTGCTGCGGACGGCGGGCCTGAACACCATCTGCGAGAGCGGCGACTGCCCCAACCGGGGCGAGTGCTTTGCCAACCGCACCGCCACGTTCATGATCATGGGCGACGTCTGTTCCCGGAAATGCACCTTCTGCAACGTCAAGACGGGACCGGCCGCGGCGCTCGAGCCCGGGGAACCCCGACGGGTGGCCGAGGCCGTGCGGCACCTGGGTTTGCGGTTCGCCGTGGTGACATCGGTCAACCGCGACGAACATCCCGACGGCGGGTCGGCCCACTTCGCCGCCACCATCCGCTGGATCCGGCGCCTGAACCCCGGTTGCGGCGTGGAAGTGCTCACCCCCGACTTCCTGGGCCGGCCCATGCAGCTGCACAAGGTGCTGGCGGCCGCGCCCGACGTCTTCGCCCACAACCTCGAGACGGTGCCGCGGCTGGATCCCGGGGTGCGCCCGCAGGCCGACCATCGCCGCTCGCTGTCGGTGCTGCGCGCGGCGCGCCAGTGGTCCGACGCCCGCCATCCGGCAGGCGGCGCGCGCATGAAGGTCAAGACGGGCCTGATGGTGGGCCTGGGCGAGACCGCGGACGAGGTGCTGGACGTGTTGCGGTCGTGCCGCGATCGAGGTGTCGACATCGTCACCATCGGTCAGTACCTTCAGCCGACGCCGCGCCACCACGAGGTGGTGCGCTTCTGCCGTCCCGAGGAATTCGAGGCCTTCGCCCGCGCCGGCCGCGAGATGGGCCTGCCGTGGGTGGAGTCGGGGCCGCTGGTCCGCTCGAGCTATCACGCAAGCGAACAGTCGGCCGTGGGAGAGGGGACGCGCGACTGATGGAAGCCGCCGCTGCCAGGGGGATGCGCCGCAGGATCTGGGCCGGCGTGGCCGCGTATGCGGCCATCATGCTGGCCGTCGCCCTGTC
Above is a window of bacterium DNA encoding:
- the lipA gene encoding lipoyl synthase; this translates as MTTCWSSSTTRSANAAAWSSRRATSRPSGRSPWRNRPWPGTRSVNDVAGEGRVRSVRRHHLEKPAWLKAPGKGGDAYQEVKSLLRTAGLNTICESGDCPNRGECFANRTATFMIMGDVCSRKCTFCNVKTGPAAALEPGEPRRVAEAVRHLGLRFAVVTSVNRDEHPDGGSAHFAATIRWIRRLNPGCGVEVLTPDFLGRPMQLHKVLAAAPDVFAHNLETVPRLDPGVRPQADHRRSLSVLRAARQWSDARHPAGGARMKVKTGLMVGLGETADEVLDVLRSCRDRGVDIVTIGQYLQPTPRHHEVVRFCRPEEFEAFARAGREMGLPWVESGPLVRSSYHASEQSAVGEGTRD